In Solanum pennellii chromosome 3, SPENNV200, a single window of DNA contains:
- the LOC107012325 gene encoding tropinone reductase homolog At5g06060-like isoform X2, producing MRQSSTNAYKSGRLKAFKSRVLFAMHLLGNREFNSWKMSPQLSTESSTFLSVLSLYKIGKLNILINNVGTNIRKPTTDYTAEEYAHLFSTNLESAFHLCQLVHPLLKASGNGSVVFISSVAGLVHLSSGSIYGATKGAINQLTRNLACEWAKDNIRVNGVAPWYIKTSLVEHLLENKTFLDGVISRTPLRRPGESQEVSSLVAYLCLPGASYITGQVIAVDGGFTVNGFERPSF from the exons ATGAGGCAGAGCTCAACGAACGCTTACAAGAGTGGGCGGTTAAAGGCCTTCAAGTCAAGGGTTCTGTTTGCGATGCATCTTCTAGGGAACAGAGAATTCAACTCATGGAAAATGTCTCCGCAGCTTTCGACGGAAAGCTCAACATTCTTGTCAGTTCTCTCTCTATACAAAATAGGAAAGCTCAACATTCTT ATAAACAATGTGGGGACTAACATTAGGAAGCCCACCACCGATTACACTGCTGAGGAATATGCCCATCTGTTTTCTACCAACTTGGAATCTGCATTCCATCTGTGCCAACTTGTTCACCCTCTTTTGAAAGCATCTGGAAATGGATCGGTTGTCTTTATCTCTTCTGTTGCTGGTCTGGTGCACCTGTCCAGTGGTTCTATTTATGGAGCAACGAAAG GGGCAATAAATCAGCTCACGCGAAATTTGGCTTGTGAATGGGCAAAAGATAACATTCGGGTTAATGGTGTTGCCCCATGGTATATAAAGACGTCTTTGGTAGAACAT TTGCTcgaaaataaaacatttttggaTGGAGTAATATCTAGAACTCCCCTTAGACGCCCTGGAGAATCTCAAGAAGTTTCATCCCTGGTAGCTTATCTATGTTTACCTGGGGCATCTTACATTACCGGGCAAGTTATAGCGGTTGATGGTGGATTCACAGTCAATGGATTTGAAAGGCCAAGTTTCTGA
- the LOC107012325 gene encoding tropinone reductase homolog At5g06060-like isoform X1, producing the protein MSMAKAAGSSRWSLSGFTALVTGGTRGIGHAVVEELAELGATVYTCSRNEAELNERLQEWAVKGLQVKGSVCDASSREQRIQLMENVSAAFDGKLNILINNVGTNIRKPTTDYTAEEYAHLFSTNLESAFHLCQLVHPLLKASGNGSVVFISSVAGLVHLSSGSIYGATKGAINQLTRNLACEWAKDNIRVNGVAPWYIKTSLVEHLLENKTFLDGVISRTPLRRPGESQEVSSLVAYLCLPGASYITGQVIAVDGGFTVNGFERPSF; encoded by the exons ATGTCAATGGCGAAGGCTGCAGGCAGTTCCAGATGGTCTCTTTCTGGATTTACCGCTCTCGTTACCGGTGGAACACGAGGAATCGG GCATGCGGTTGTTGAGGAATTAGCGGAACTGGGTGCCACAGTCTACACCTGTTCACGAAATGAGGCAGAGCTCAACGAACGCTTACAAGAGTGGGCGGTTAAAGGCCTTCAAGTCAAGGGTTCTGTTTGCGATGCATCTTCTAGGGAACAGAGAATTCAACTCATGGAAAATGTCTCCGCAGCTTTCGACGGAAAGCTCAACATTCTT ATAAACAATGTGGGGACTAACATTAGGAAGCCCACCACCGATTACACTGCTGAGGAATATGCCCATCTGTTTTCTACCAACTTGGAATCTGCATTCCATCTGTGCCAACTTGTTCACCCTCTTTTGAAAGCATCTGGAAATGGATCGGTTGTCTTTATCTCTTCTGTTGCTGGTCTGGTGCACCTGTCCAGTGGTTCTATTTATGGAGCAACGAAAG GGGCAATAAATCAGCTCACGCGAAATTTGGCTTGTGAATGGGCAAAAGATAACATTCGGGTTAATGGTGTTGCCCCATGGTATATAAAGACGTCTTTGGTAGAACAT TTGCTcgaaaataaaacatttttggaTGGAGTAATATCTAGAACTCCCCTTAGACGCCCTGGAGAATCTCAAGAAGTTTCATCCCTGGTAGCTTATCTATGTTTACCTGGGGCATCTTACATTACCGGGCAAGTTATAGCGGTTGATGGTGGATTCACAGTCAATGGATTTGAAAGGCCAAGTTTCTGA